The following are from one region of the Mixophyes fleayi isolate aMixFle1 chromosome 7, aMixFle1.hap1, whole genome shotgun sequence genome:
- the ERCC4 gene encoding DNA repair endonuclease XPF, translating to MAPLLEHENQIFLDLFHEDGLVITARGLGIDRILQNFLKIYSDPGNLVLVLNTNTAEEEYLIEQLRSEGVTHLPRIITNEIVSSDRYDVYTQGGVLFVTSRILVVDFLTDRIPANLITGILVYKAHKIIESCQEAFILRLYRQKNKQGFIKAFTDNPVAFHTGFCQVERVMRNLFVRKLYLWPRFHVSVNSFLEKHKPEVVELHLTMSPAMLAIQASILDIMNACLRELKRYNPALEVEDLSLENAIGRAFDKTIRHYLDPLWHQLGAKTKSLVQDLKILRTLLQYLSQYDCVTFLNLLESMRASEKAFGQNSGWLFLDSSTSMFVQARARVYNIPDSKAIKKSKTTESNDKQDGKKELVLESNPKWEALSVVLKEIETENKNSEALEGPGRVLICASDDRTCAQLREYIAVGSEALLMRLYNKTFGKDEKAAEAWLKNRKAVKSKESAKGGKNSWVKKGKEGTGKQKRNVKKTELTLTQMMEKAEEDDVVKDQEENEYKDESITMESSIEEPKYEDLQLNLPSDSYYGIMKEPLTVIHPLQGCSDPYGLTRVLHEVDPRYVVLYDAELSFVRQLEIYRASKQKTLRVYFLIYGGSTEEQRYLTSLRKEKEAFEQLIREKASMVIPEEREGRDDTNLDLQRDVTPSASADTRKAGGQQQKNVQHAIIVDMREFRSELPSLIHRRGIDIEPVTLEVGDYILTPDICVERKSVSDLIGSLNNGRLYTQCVSMCRYYKRPILLIEFDPNKPFSLTARSLIHQEISVNDITSKITLLTLHFPRLRILWCPSPYATAELFEELKQNRPQPDAATAMAITVDSETVPESEKYNPGPQDFLLKMPGVNAKNCRAIMNHVKNIAELTTLSLEKLSEILGNTNTAKQLYDFIHTSYTEAVSQGKAKR from the exons ATGGCTCCTCTCCTGGAACATGAAAACCAAATCTTCCTTGATCTGTTCCATGAGGATGGACTTGTCATCACTGCACGGGGACTTGGCATTGACAGGATCCTGCAGAACTTCCTCAAAATTTACAGTGATCCTGGGAACCTTGTGCTGGTGCTAAATACCAACACAGCAGAGGAG GAGTATCTTATTGAACAGCTGAGATCAGAAGGGGTTACCCATTTGCCCCGCATCATTACCAATGAAATTGTCAGTAGTGACCGCTATGATGTGTACACACAGGGTGGTGTATTGTTTGTCACTAGTCGCATCCTTGTGGTTGACTTCCTCACTGATAGGATTCCTGCCAACCTAATAACTG GTATCCTAGTGTATAAGGCACACAAGATCATAGAGTCATGCCAGGAAGCCTTTATACTGCGTTTGTACAGACAGAAGAACAAACAGGGCTTCATTAAAGCCTTCACGGACAATCCAGTTGCTTTTCACACTGGCTTCTGCCAGGTAGAGCGCGTAATGAGAAATCTGTTTGTCAGAAAACTGTATCTATGGCCAAG GTTTCATGTGTCCGTGAATTCATTCTTGGAGAAGCACAAGCCTGAGGTGGTGGAGCTGCACCTCACCATGTCTCCTGCCATGCTTGCCATCCAAGCATCTATACTGGATATAATGAACGCTTGCTTGAGGGAGCTCAAGCGCTACAATCCTGCTCTAGAGGTGGAAGATCTATCCTTGGAGAACGCCATCGGCAGGGCCTTTGACAAG acTATTCGTCACTACTTGGATCCACTCTGGCACCAGCTTGGAGCCAAGACAAAATCACTGGTTCAAGATTTAAAAATCCTCCGCACTCTTTTACAATACCTGTCCCAATATGACTGTGTGACTTTCCTGAACCTGCTGGAGTCAATGAGAGCAAGTGAAAAAGCATTTGGACAAAACTCAG GCTGGCTGTTCCTTGACTCTAGCACGTCCATGTTTGTTCAGGCGCGGGCTAGGGTCTACAATATACCAGACTCAAAAGCAATCAAAAAATCTAAGACTACAGAATCCAATGATAAGCAAG ATGGAAAGAAAGAGCTGGTTCTAGAGAGTAACCCGAAATGGGAAGCATTGAGTGTCGTCCTGAAAGAGATTGAAACTGAGAACAAGAACAGCGAGGCTCTAGAAGGTCCAG GCCGGGTGTTGATTTGTGCCAGTGATGATCGGACCTGTGCGCAGCTGAGAGAGTATATTGCGGTGGGGTCTGAGGCTCTGTTAATGAGGCTGTACAACAAAACCTTTGGGAAAGATGAAAAAGCAGCTGAAGCGTGGCTAAAAAACAGAAAAGCTGTCAAGAGTAAGGAATCTGCCAAGGGTGGAAAAAACTCTTGGGTGAAAAAGGGTAAAGAAGGCACAGGCAAACAGAAGAGAAACGTCAAGAAAACAGAATTGACCTTAACCCAAATGATGGAAAAAGCAGAGGAAGATGATGTTGTGAAAGATCAGGAAGAAAACGAGTATAAAGATGAAAGCATTACCATGGAGAGTAGCATAGAGGAGCCGAAATATGAAGACCTCCAGTTGAATTTGCCTTCAGACTCCTATTATGGTATCATGAAAGAGCCCCTCACTGTCATCCACCCATTGCAAGGCTGCAGCGACCCTTATGGTCTTACCCGAGTACTGCATGAAGTCGATCCAAGATATGTAGTCTTATATGATGCAGAGCTCAGCTTTGTTCGCCAGCTTGAAATTTACAGGGCAAGCAAGCAGAAAACATtaag GGTATACTTCCTTATCTATGGGGGCTCCACAGAAGAGCAGAGATATCTCACTTCCCTcaggaaggaaaaggaagcatTTGAACAACTGATTAG GGAGAAGGCCAGCATGGTCATCCCTGAGGAAAGGGAAGGGAGAGATGACACAAACCTGGATCTTCAGAGAGATGTTACTCCTTCAGCTTCTGCTGATACACGGAAAGCCG GAGGACAGCAGCAGAAAAACGTGCAACACGCCATCATTGTAGACATGCGAGAATTTCGGAGCGAGCTGCCATCCCTGATCCACAGACGTGGCATTGACATAGAACCCGTCACTCTAGAAGTGGGAGATTATATTCTGACCCCAGATATATGTGTGGAAAGGAAAAGCGTGAGTGACTTGATTGGTTCACTCAACAATGGACGCCTCTACACCCAGTGTGTCTCCATGTGCCGTTACTACAAGCGACCTATTCTTCTAATTGAGTTTGACCCCAATAAGCCATTTTCCCTCACTGCAAGAAGTTTAATCCACCAGGAAATTTCGGTGAATGACATCACTTCAAAAATCACTCTCCTCACTCTTCACTTCCCAAGACTGCGCATACTGTGGTGTCCATCACCGTATGCCACTGCCGAGTTATTTGAGGAGCTGAAGCAGAACAGGCCACAACCTGATGCTGCAACCGCCATGGCTATTACTGTCGACTCGGAAACCGTCCCAGAATCTGAGAAATATAATCCAGGCCCTCAGGACTTCCTTCTAAAAATGCCAGGGGTCAATGCCAAAAATTGTCGAGCCATAATGAATCATGTAAAGAACATTGCAGAGCTGACAACACTATCTCTAGAGAAACTGTCTGAGATTCTCGGGAACACAAATACAGCAAAACAACTTTATGATTTCATTCACACGTCTTACACAGAGGCGGTTTCCCAGGGGAAAGCTAAACGTTGA